In Stieleria varia, one genomic interval encodes:
- a CDS encoding SAM-dependent methyltransferase: protein MMTCAFGAEQAVKQAMAEDGWRLAFSRPGFVTAKHDEQTALPHGIFVRTASYSLGHLRNSDGGQQIAGLAELLASATAAKQPFDQLHVWPRDRAPIGRFGFEPGIDEVSRAVADEIQKALGKTHLRCGSANQIAQADQRVLDIVLVDPSDWFIGWHTAKTWPTRWPGGVQPMDPAEEPVSRAYYKAAEAITWSGFDLQRGDIAVEIGSSPGGACGRLLELGMRVIGIDPAEMDPRIAEHPQFTHLRARAGDLPRKTYTGAKWLLVDSNVKPAKTLTTVANIVTHQYSTFGGLLITMKLGDYDAAKQIPAWTREIEKWRPKKMEVRQLARNRCEVCFAVTM from the coding sequence ATGATGACTTGCGCCTTTGGCGCAGAGCAGGCAGTGAAGCAGGCGATGGCCGAGGACGGCTGGCGACTGGCCTTTTCACGCCCCGGTTTCGTCACGGCCAAACACGACGAGCAAACGGCATTGCCACACGGTATCTTTGTCCGCACTGCTTCGTATTCATTGGGACATCTGCGCAACAGCGATGGCGGGCAGCAGATCGCCGGCCTGGCAGAGTTGCTTGCCAGCGCCACCGCTGCCAAACAACCGTTTGATCAATTGCACGTGTGGCCGCGTGACCGTGCGCCGATCGGTCGTTTCGGATTCGAGCCCGGTATTGATGAAGTTTCCCGGGCGGTGGCCGACGAAATCCAAAAGGCACTCGGTAAAACGCATTTGCGTTGCGGCAGCGCGAATCAGATCGCGCAAGCCGATCAGCGTGTGCTGGACATCGTGTTGGTCGATCCGTCGGATTGGTTCATAGGTTGGCACACCGCCAAGACATGGCCGACCCGTTGGCCCGGTGGCGTTCAGCCGATGGATCCCGCCGAGGAACCCGTCTCGCGCGCGTACTACAAGGCCGCCGAAGCGATCACGTGGTCTGGATTTGACTTGCAACGTGGAGACATCGCCGTTGAGATCGGCAGTTCACCCGGCGGTGCATGCGGCCGGTTGCTGGAACTCGGGATGCGAGTGATCGGTATCGATCCGGCCGAAATGGATCCACGGATCGCAGAACACCCTCAGTTCACTCACCTGCGAGCCCGCGCGGGTGATCTACCGCGAAAGACCTACACGGGTGCCAAGTGGTTGCTGGTGGATTCGAATGTCAAACCCGCCAAGACGTTGACGACGGTAGCGAACATCGTGACGCATCAGTACAGCACGTTTGGTGGGCTGCTGATCACGATGAAATTGGGCGACTACGACGCAGCGAAGCAGATTCCGGCGTGGACGCGTGAGATTGAGAAATGGCGTCCCAAGAAAATGGAGGTCCGTCAAT